The Canis aureus isolate CA01 chromosome 24, VMU_Caureus_v.1.0, whole genome shotgun sequence genome includes a window with the following:
- the D2HGDH gene encoding D-2-hydroxyglutarate dehydrogenase, mitochondrial isoform X3, translating to MVGGSVPVFDEIILSTALMNQVISFHSVSGTLVCQAGCILEELSQYVEARGFVMPLDLGAKGSCHIGGNVATNAGGLRFLRYGSLHGTVLGLEVVLADGTVLNCLSTLRKDNTGYDLKQLFIGSEGTLGVITAVSIQCPPKPQAVNVAFLGCPGFAEVLQTFSTCKGLLGEILSAYEFMDAECMWLVRHHLHLTSPVQESPFYVLIETSGSRAEHDAEKLNDFLEQALRSGLVTDGTVATDQMKLKALWALRERISEALSRDGYVYKYDLSLPTDTLYDLVTDLRARLGSQAKRVVGYGHLGDGNLHLNVTSEDFSRSLLDALEPYVYEWTAGQRGSVSAEHGLGFKKKDALHYSKPPAALRLMQQLKALLDPKGILNPYKTLPAQA from the exons ATGGTGGGGGGCAGCGTGCCCGTCTTCGATGAGATCATCTTGTCCACTGCCCTGATGAACCAGGTCATCAGCTTCCACAGCGTGTCCG GGACCCTGGTGTGCCAGGCGGGCTGCATCCTGGAGGAGCTCAGCCAGTACGTGGAGGCGAGGGGCTTCGTCATGCCCCTGGACCTGGGGGCGAAGGGCAGCTGCCACATCGGGGGAAACGTGGCGACCAACGCAGGTGGCCTAAGGTTCCTGCGCTACGGCTCGCTTCATGGGACTGTCCTGGGCCTGGAAGTG GTGCTGGCTGATGGCACCGTCCTGAACTGCCTGAGCACCCTGCGCAAGGATAACACGGGCTATGACCTGAAGCAGCTCTTCATCGGGTCGGAGGGCACGCTGGGAGTCATCACGGCCGTGTCCATCCAGTGTCCTCCCAAGCCCCAGGCGGTCAACGTGGCATTCCTCG GTTGTCCAGGCTTCGCCGAGGTTCTGCAGACCTTTAGCACCTGCAAGGGGCTGCTGGGTGAGATCCTGTCCGCGTACGAGTTCATGGACGCCGAGTGCATGTGGCTGGTCAGGcaccacctgcacctcaccagccCAGTGCAAG AAAGTCCGTTTTATGTTCTCATTGAGACCTCAGGCTCCAGAGCAGAGCACGATGCTGAGAAGCTGAATGACTTCCTGGAGCAGGCCCTGCGCTCCGGCCTGGTGACCGATGGGACCGTTGCCACGGACCAGATGAAACTCAAG GCGCTGTGGGCCCTGAGAGAAAGGATCTCGGAGGCGCTGAGCCGGGATGGCTACGTGTACAAATACGACCTCTCCCTGCCCACCGACACACTGTACGACCTTGTGACCGACCTGCGTGCCCGCCTCGGCTCCCAAGCCAAGCGCGTGGTGGGCTACGGCCACCTGG GAGACGGGAACCTGCACCTCAACGTGACATCTGAGGACTTCAGCCGGTCGCTGCTGGACGCCCTGGAGCCCTACGTGTACGAGTGGACGGCTGGGCAGCGGGGCAGCGTCAGCGCCGAGCACGGCCTGGGCTTCAAGAAGAAGGACGCCCTCCACTACAGCAAGCCGCCCGCGGCCCTGAGGCTCATGCAGCAGCTCAAGGCCCTCCTGGACCCCAAGGGCATCCTGAACCCCTACAAGACGCTGCCTGCCCAGGCCTGA